In Oryza sativa Japonica Group chromosome 3, ASM3414082v1, one DNA window encodes the following:
- the LOC9272394 gene encoding uncharacterized protein, which translates to MSFNSKKFGLFPCRSGVSEHYNVAFLNIEWVPSDVACQFELYIFSSKNRKWDVKPVLQDLSRSENHKVALEHEIDKLINIGHDSLCLVDLWHGIILLEKMFDDYPVVRYMTFPKPVVYTTDAYGETVCGETAPECVRDVACCNGLIKFVDVEYCYTDETNGNGWKATTWNRLPSWKDWRKRFTVDKTDILVDPSYAAVLPELWDNNTKNMELKRLICSIPTLSMLDDDFLYMITKMNEEDKNAWIISVDMKHNTLQDVAPISAARFSILSSICHPCAISKYLKISWISAIAVGDANGYIYEGQYVSIRACLGNRDLF; encoded by the coding sequence ATGTCCTTCAACTCCAAGAAATTTGGCCTCTTCCCTTGTCGCAGCGGTGTCAGTGAGCACTATAATGTGGCCTTCCTCAATATTGAATGGGTGCCCTCTGATGTAGCTTGCCAGTTTGAGCTATACATCTTCTCATCCAAGAACAGAAAGTGGGACGTTAAACCAGTCTTGCAGGACTTGTCCCGTTCTGAGAATCACAAGGTAGCCCTCGAGCATGAGATCGACAAGCTGATCAATATAGGACACGATTCGTTGTGCTTGGTTGATCTCTGGCATGGTATTATTCTGCTCGAAAAGATGTTCGACGACTACCCAGTTGTGAGATATATGACATTCCCTAAGCCAGTGGTGTACACCACGGATGCCTATGGTGAAACTGTATGCGGCGAAACAGCCCCAGAGTGTGTACGGGATGTTGCCTGCTGCAAtggtttgatcaagtttgtggACGTAGAATACTGCTACACTGACGAGACCAATGGTAATGGTTGGAAAGCCACAACATGGAATAGGTTGCCTTCTTGGAAAGATTGGCGCAAGCGTTTCACAGTTGACAAAACTGACATCTTGGTTGATCCCAGTTATGCCGCTGTTTTGCCTGAGCTGTGGGACAATAATACCAAAAACATGGAACTGAAGAGACTGATTTGTTCTATCCCCACTCTGAGTATGCTTGATGATGACTTTCTTTACATGATAACCAAGATGAACGAAGAAGACAAAAATGCCTGGATCATCTCTGTTGACATGAAACATAACACACTGCAAGATGTGGCCCCAATTTCTGCTGCAAGGTTCTCCATTCTCAGTTCAATTTGCCATCCCTGTGCAATCTCTAAGTACCTCAAGATTAGCTGGATAAGTGCTATTGCTGTTGGTGATGCAAATGGGTATATCTATGAAGGGCAGTATGTGAgtattagggcctgtttgggaaaCAGGGACTTATTttaa